In Dioscorea cayenensis subsp. rotundata cultivar TDr96_F1 chromosome 11, TDr96_F1_v2_PseudoChromosome.rev07_lg8_w22 25.fasta, whole genome shotgun sequence, a single genomic region encodes these proteins:
- the LOC120272460 gene encoding uncharacterized protein LOC120272460, whose amino-acid sequence MVVALGPGKFYGSSLPRPRFYSDVKLSPERIDPPPPVMEPFLEWAREAHWSMGGLSSQRHRLQGRIEGSIKKLKAQAEYKSLIPKHKMKTTIIPDPDPIESDSSEDGSASPLIRERKRARRLWAEFEQAAEDEGIASRTRSRVPTPRPSEKKTKKETKETVNSEPRRTSPRKKN is encoded by the coding sequence ATGGTGGTGGCTCTGGGTCCAGGGAAGTTCTACGGGAGCAGTCTCCCAAGGCCTCGCTTCTACTCCGACGTCAAGCTCTCGCCGGAACGCATCGATCCACCACCTCCAGTGATGGAACCCTTCCTCGAGTGGGCTCGCGAAGCGCACTGGTCCATGGGCGGTCTCAGCTCCCAACGCCACCGTCTCCAAGGCCGCATCGAAGGCTCAATCAAGAAGCTCAAGGCCCAAGCGGAATATAAATCCCTAATTCCCAAACACAAGATGAAGACCACCATCATCCCCGATCCTGATCCCATTGAGTCCGATTCCTCCGAGGATGGAAGCGCTAGCCCTTTGATTCGAGAGAGGAAGAGGGCGCGTAGACTCTGGGCGGAGTTCGAGCAGGCTGCTGAAGATGAAGGGATTGCTTCTCGAACTCGAAGCCGAGTTCCAACTCCTCGTCCTTcggagaagaagacgaagaaggagACGAAGGAGACTGTGAATTCGGAGCCTCGCCGGACTTCGCCGAGAAAGAAGAACTAG